A single region of the Fusarium keratoplasticum isolate Fu6.1 chromosome 7, whole genome shotgun sequence genome encodes:
- a CDS encoding Zn(2)-C6 fungal-type domain-containing protein, with protein sequence MDTPLSNPDSVVTRASIQSTNPVRWASNRRSRVCDRCIRQKIKCDLNQPRCSACDAYGHTCSYSRTRKKPGPIRGSSRRPGRPAPTASPTVSPSNPQDKTAIDESFGVAWDIASTPEASGEHNPPVQSLNTVSNAVKILNTFSLQLSEEARRELTHTFASTVNASFPLFPLHTFPAQLRGGEISEVLASVVYAISAKLTGASLHMDLDTALSSLVEPSTAQTPSISEPNALNEWRTACLLAWYGFYQYQGQKIDDFISNLARKAYHIGLHQIDSLSNLSTFGWDLLSEAATEEWRHVWWSIYLLDTHLSYSTATPSQIQPDSIGTALLRGDLARTTASVRNGAKTLIPTDQADLWKVIQEIVAVSGRDIFGLHIAVNALLKEAIAVHRRGRQNPRYPTQERISELEDCLCGIRLSLPFNCLRMVRDVAGGESVASYHCRLLTILKLQSTQMMLGLPGRQVDEDQFQTNWRENLEACHRLFEIISHWDQECVFAVDPELCIIVMGLLVLFHLHNKASGISNPSSSVQLTRRQDILRVILQKHARQWKLAQILLAASQDSYDALVTKISEPLGLDDLFHVIDQFQGPLHLKWANFVRPDRDEEPRAEGRCLDSYSSRVRYAL encoded by the exons ATGGATACTCCTTTGTCCAATCCTGACTCTGTCGTGACAAGGGCGTCAATCCAGTCAACTAACCCAGTCCGTTGGGCCTCGAACAGAAGAAGCAGGGTTTGCGATCGATGTATTAG GCAAAAGATCAAAT GTGATCTGAATCAACCTCGCTGCTCAGCTTGCGACGCATATGGCCACACTTGCTCCTATTCGCGAACACGCAAGAAACCAGGACCCATTAGGGGCTCAAGTCGACGACCTGGCCGCCCAGCACCGACGGCATCTCCCACTGTTTCTCCTTCAAACCCTCAGGACAAAACTGCCATAGACGAGAGCTTTGGCGTAGCATGGGATATAGCATCTACGCCAGAGGCCTCAGGAGAACACAATCCTCCGGTTCAGTCATTAAACACTGTATCCAATGCAGTCAAGATCCTGAATACATTCTCTTTGCAGCTTTCTGAAGAAGCGCGCCGTGAACT GACCCACACGTTTGCGTCTACAGTCAACGCATCGTTTCCCTTGTTCCCCTTACACACATTCCCCGCTCAGCtaagaggaggagaaataTCTGAGGTATTGGCATCGGTTGTATATGCTATCTCCGCTAAGCTCACCGGCGCATCCCTACACATGGACCTTGACACTGCACTAAGCTCCCTAGTTGAGCCCTCGACTGCCCAGACCCCGAGCATCTCTGAGCCAAACGCGCTCAACGAGTGGCGAACTGCCTGTCTTCTGGCTTGGTATGGGTTCTATCAGTACCAAGGGCAAAAGATCGATGATTTTATCTCAAATCTGGCTCGAAAGGCATACCACATTGGTCTCCACCAAATTGACAGTCTGTCTAACTTGTCGACCTTTGGCTGGGACCTTTTGAGCGAAGCGGCTACTGAAGAATGGCGCCACGTATGGTGGAGTATTTACCTGCTGGACACTCACCTAAGTTACTCAACGGCAACCCCCAGCCAGATACAGCCTGACAGTATCGGCACAGCGCTGTTGCGAGGAGACTTGGCGAGAACAACAGCCAGCGTGCGAAATGGCGCCAAGACACTCATTCCTACCGACCAGGCCGATCTGTGGAAGGTGATTCAAGAGATTGTCGCTGTCAGTGGTAGGGACATTTTTGGCCTTCATATCGCGGTCAACGCATTGTTGAAAGAAGCCATAGCAGTCCATCGCCGTGGCAGACAAAACCCTCGCTATCCAACGCAGGAGAGAATCTCAGAGTTAGAGGATTGTCTCTGCGGCATTCGATTATCACTGCCTTTCAACTGCTTGCGGATGGTGCGCGATGTGGCTGGTGGCGAATCAGTGGCGAGCTACCATTGCCGTCTGTTGACTATCCTCAAGCTTCAGTCAACACAGATGATGCTCGGCCTTCCCGGGCGTCAAGTTGACGAAGATCAGTTTCAAACGAACTGGAGGGAGAATCTTGAGGCCTGCCATCGCCTATTCGAGATAATCTCCCACTGGGACCAGGAATGCGTCTTCGCAGTTGACCCGGAACTTTGCATCATCGTGATGGGCCTACTTGTGCTTTTTCACTTGCACAACAAAGCAAGCGGCATTTCGAACCCATCATCGTCAGTCCAACTCACACGTCGACAGGACATTCTTCGGGTCATTTTACAGAAGCATGCGAGACAATGGAAGTTGGCTCAAATCCTGTTAG CTGCGAGTCAAGACAGCTACGATGCCCTGGTAACCAAGATATCGGAGCCTTtgggccttgatgatctctTCCATGTGATCGACCAATTTCAAGGGCCTCTTCATCTGAAATGGGCGAACTTTGTCCGTCCAGATCGTGATGAGGAGCCAAGGGCAGAGGGGAGGTGTCTCGATAGTTATAGCTCAAGGGTCCGCTACGCTCTATGA
- a CDS encoding Ferric oxidoreductase domain-containing protein, with protein sequence MSRLIPNLAVFLVPVVLGAVTIGLTYAPCYATVCPEDYLDKETKYHLAIFYGMVLVLSFALYLRSSSRSLLALSSHRSSAKLPLLRKYVTVGGVAITIFIAAVTLATAALWWPALWKYWGDRTDPLDWDSAKIRLTVTGVTGHYADILLGLLIIPVSRNNLVGRAFKLHQSTLLFTHKVVAYLFLLAVTAHGVAYAMYALDPSSDDDERKNEVFSTGNPTMTLKESKGRSEWYTTTTYNGAAAFVVIIIITITASAWIRRRSYNFFYYTHVVCSILIFIGASIHASTDFYLLLPGLCLWVVDWAYRLFRGEGGGLHEKINATLENAGEGWYRLSLPVVTRSMKSYDEIPESHAETGMLSLTPLKTYYINIPSVSKLQNHAFTAAVPASSTSGPVFLFQRAGKASKKSQKEWTWKVGALVPHPNDFTTLEVRLEGPYGPRDTKFQQASHIICVVGGTGVTGAYSLVTWWLRFRAQDTNSRFTLIWALRHREQVNVNEWLHLEETAASVPNLTLITHISSADGRMDPDKLVRQSLTLDRISSAFPADGRQAKEATAWIYSSGPDALIRATEAACVKIRHEIREMSGESHIKEIDWYMAKWEV encoded by the exons ATGTCGCGCCTTATCCCAAATCTCGCTGTCTTCCTCGTCCCCGTCGTGCTTGGGGCAGTCACAATTGGTCTGACATATGCGCCGTGCTACGCTACCGTATGCCCGGAAGACTACCTCGACAAAGAAACAAAGTATCACTTGGCCATATTCTACGGCATGGTCCTGGTCCTGAGTTTTGCACTCTACCTGCGGTCATCGTCTCgctctcttcttgctctAAGTAGTCATCGGTCTTCAGCTAAGCTTCCGCTTCTTCGCAAGTATGTCACTGTTGGGGGCGTTGCCATCACAATATTCATCGCTGCGGTCACACTGGCTACGGCTGCCCTCTGGTGGCCCGCTCTCTGGAAATATTGGGGCGACAGAACAGACCCTTTGGACTGGGACTCTGCCAAGATTCGTCTCACTGTCACTGGCGTAACAGGCCACTACGCCGATATTCTCCTGGGCCTGTTGATCATACCAGTCTCGAGGAACAACTTGGTGGGGCGAGCCTTCAAGTTACATCAGAGCACGTTGCTGTTCACTCACAAAGTGGTTGCATACCTCTTCTTGCTGGCAGTGACGGCTCATGGAGTTGCTTACGCT ATGTATGCGCTCGACCCTTctagcgacgacgacgagaggAAAAACGAGGTCTTTAGTACCGGAAATCCGACCATGACCCTTAAAGAGAGCAAAGGGCGGAGCGAGTGGTACACCACTACCACCTACAACGGCGCGGCTGCATTCGTCGTCattatcatcatcaccattaCCGCCTCTGCTTGGATCCGAAGACGCAGCTACAACTTCTTCTATTACACCCACGTCGTGTGCAGTATTCTCATCTTCATTGGGGCCAGTATACACGCTAGCACCGACTTTTACCTTCTGTTGCCTGGCTTGTGCCTGTGGGTTGTCGACTGGGCTTATCGACTATTCCgtggagaaggcggcgggTTGCATGAAAAGATCAACGCGACGTTGGAGAACGCGGGAGAAGGCTGGTACAGGCTGTCGCTTCCTGTTGTCACCCGTAGCATGAAAAGCTATGATGAAATCCCGGAGTCTCACGCCGAAACCGGCATGTTGTCTCTCACTCCTCTCAAAACCTACTATATCAACATTCCCTCGGTCAGCAAGCTTCAGAACCACGCCTTCACAGCGGCCGTCCCAGCTTCCAGCACCTCAGGACCAGTCTTTCTCTTTCAAAGAGCGGGCAAGGCATCAAAGAAGAGTCAAAAGGAGTGGACATGGAAGGTCGGGGCGTTGGTTCCCCATCCAAACGACTTTACCACGTTAGAAGTGCGGCTGGAGGGTCCGTATGGGCCGCGAGACACAAAATTCCAACAAGCTTCTCACATCATCTGTGTTGTGGGTGGGACTGGAGTCACGGGTGCCTACAGTCTCGTCACTTGGTGGTTGAGGTTTCGAGCGCAGGATACCAACAGCAGATTCACTCTTATCTGGGCTCTTCGACACAGAGAACAAGTGAATGTCAATGAgtggcttcatcttgaagaaACAGCGGCATCGGTTCCGAATCTGACACTCATCACTCATATCAGCTCCGCTGATGGCAGGATGGACCCGGACAAGCTGGTCCGGCAGTCTCTTACCCTCGATCGCATTTCGAGTGCATTTCCTGCTGATGGGCGACAAGCCAAAGAGGCCACTGCCTGGATTTATAGCTCAGGTCCGGATGCTTTGATCCGAGCGACAGAAGCGGCTTGTGTGAAGATAAGACATGAGATCAGGGAAATGAGCGGCGAATCCCACATCAAAGAGATTGACTGGTACATGGCCAAGTGGGAGGTTTAG
- a CDS encoding FAD-binding PCMH-type domain-containing protein, which translates to MLPRIVSSLLLLASGCSATASSYKASCKCFPGDSCWPSQREWARLNSTVGGRLIATVPLGTPCHDPRYNAEECAHLQDEWLYSSIHIESSSSVMAPIFANQSCDPFQPRSRPCTLGNYVRYAVDARSPKDVAAALKFAQDKNVRFVIRNTGHDYLGRSTGAGALAVWTHNLKGTKVLNWKDKHYTGKALKVGAGIQGHEALAAANAAGLVVVTGECPSVGLAGGYVQGGGHSALSTIFGLAADNTLEFEVVTAQGKLIKASRKENSDLYWALSGGGGGNYGVVVSLTVQAHPEAKVSGAKFLVTPPTDKPDQIYDIIDAFHAALPDIVDSGVMIIYFFSDSFLQVPAMTAYKKSEAEARKILKPLAKSLAALGVTFEPTFTEFSSYYEHYDHYWGPLPAGNIQVGTQLFGGRLLPRSKLPDFSPTARQLAEMGVIFIGVGLNVSKFGGKNVNAVLPQWRDSIVQVSLTLPWDFNAPWEDMLETQHKITYEVQPVIEAATPGAGAYMNEADFQQQNWQETFFGANYNKLLKIKNKYDPKGLLYATAAVGSEAWEVADNGRMCKARR; encoded by the exons ATGCTGCCCCGTATTGTCTCTTCCCTGCTCCTCTTGGCCAGCGGTTGCAGCGCTACGGCGTCCTCCTACAAGGCCAGCTGCAAGTGCTTCCCCGGAGACTCGTGCTGGCCGTCTCAGAGGGAATGGGCCCGCCTCAACAGCACCGTTGGAGGGCGGCTCATTGCAACGGTTCCACTGGGAACTCCATGCCACGACCCGCGCTACAACGCTGAAGAGTGTGCACACCTGCAGGATGAATGGCTCTATTCGTCGATCCA TATCGagtcttcatcctcggtgatggCTCCCATCTTTGCCAATCAGAGTTGTGATCCATTCCAGCCCAGATCCAGGCCTTGTACCTTGGGCAACTACGTCAGATACGCAGTCGACGCCAGATCTCCCAAGGATGTTGCTGCGGCTTTGAAGTTTGCTCAGGATAAGAATGTGCGCTTTGTGATTCGCAACACTGGCCATGACTATCTCGGCCGTTCCACAGGTGCTGGAGCCCTGGCTGTCTGGACTCACAACCTCAAGGGCACTAAGGTCTTGAACTGGAAGGACAAGCATTATACCGGCAAGGCTCTCAAGGTCGGGGCCGGTATCCAGGGTCACGAGGCACTTGCTGCCGCCAATGCTGCTGGCCTAGTCGTTGTCACTGGAGAGTGCCCTTCTGTTGGACTCGCCGGAGGCTATGTTCAAGGAGGCGGTCATTCAGCATTAAGCACCATTTTTGGTCTTGCAGCTGACAATACCCTCGAGTTCGAAGTTGTGACTGCTCAGGGTAAGCTGATCAAGGCCTCCAGGAAGGAGAACAGCGACTTGTACTGGGCGTTGAgtggcggtggtggcggcAACTATGGCGTTGTCGTGTCCTTGACTGTTCAAGCCCaccccgaggccaaggtcagcgGCGCCAAGTTCCTCGTCACTCCTCCTACGGACAAGCCGGATCAGATCTACGACATCATTGACGCTTTCCATGCTGCTCTGCCTGATATCGTCGACTCTGGTGTCATGATCATCTACTTCTTTTCCGACTCTTTCTTGCAGGTGCCAGCCATGACCGCCTACAAGAAGTcggaggccgaggccaggAAGATCCTCAAGCCGCTTGCCAAGTCTTTGGCTGCCCTGGGCGTCACGTTTGAGCCAACCTTTACCGAGTTCTCCAGCTACTACGAGCATTACGACCACTACTGGGGTCCCCTCCCTGCTGGCAACATCCAGGTCGGCACACAGCTGTTTGGTGGACGTCTGTTGCCCCGTTCCAAGCTCCCTGACTTCTCTCCTACTGCACGTCAGCTTGCTGAGATGggcgtcatcttcatcggtGTCGGACTCAACGTCTCCAAGTTTGGAGGCAAGAACGTCAACGCAGTACTGCCCCAGTGGCGAGACTCTATTGTTCAGgtctctctcactctcccCTGGGACTTCAACGCTCCTTGGGAGGACATGCTTGAGACGCAGCATAAGATCACTTATGAGGTCCAGCCTGTGATTGAGGCTGCTACACCGGGGGCGGGAGCGTATATGAACGAAGCCGATTTCCAGCAGCAGAATTGGCAGGAAACCTTCTTCGGTGCTAACTACAACAAGCTGCTGAAGATCAAGAACAAGTACGACCCTAAGGGTCTGCTGTATGCCACAGCTGCTGTTGGCAGTGAGGCATGGGAGGTTGCTGATAACGGCCGGATGTGTAAGGCGAGACGGTGA
- a CDS encoding HET domain-containing protein, producing the protein MASSHSCCSFTLFAPPATSDEELPDVAADLCSQCASIDLYALMQKERIGTWYNRYISLKIKMSSPCPLCQFFIATVASKKTLPANPDHELEFELESLESQLAYSRYFNHVLKSWFDSSVPCPMSESRVLGLDMAVLGDSTKSGMRFARCATLGSPLDGQKSALSLRRLEPGRIDFALTRGWLSYCKAHHKEKCGILKGYPRQLSCLKVIECETGAIIKLPEGSEFAALSYVWGQTQGNGPSTASRAGFLPPHIPKTIRDAIQATIRLNIQYLWVYQYCINQKDEIELGEQIGIMDIVYQVATVTLVAACESQIISSRWWSRAWTYQEGLFSRRRLYFTETEIFFECNTICTQEGLAYDLHHLNDLVSDHKSDIYRGAFGYNRGSLDEHIKEVTGRQLTHQGDALNVMRGIFRAFPSMRSPIRHFWGIPIDRNNGIRSVWGPLWGGTDPWRPGEAEKPGYFDAVFTDTLLWRLGGPSRRRDGFPSWSWTGWLGPLREFSAWAIEVKGLTMGVKVLLQKNDGTWKRISESVVAEIDAGNVSGAVPYSPILRIETWVVQVTFKYLPDNDFENLQDLLGTSFDKAVYYVVLPMADPDSPPESHRTGYWPLIPTMAVEANDELHRELCEELLDCLLFSTEAQYGLVVRKVGDVSERLGHLNIEPFVMKKDGPSESESALEYYRSEKRFTDYLPMTTKTVMLG; encoded by the exons ATGGCATCGAGTCACTCTTGTTGCTCTTTCACATTGTTTGCTCCTCCTGCGACAAGTGACGAGGAACTTCCCGACGTGGCCGCCGACCTCTGCTCACAATGCGCTTCAATCGACCTTTACGCTCTCATGCAAAAGGAGAGAATAGGCACTTGGTATAACCGTTACATCTCACTAAAAATCAAGATGTCATCCCCTTGCCCACTCTGTCAATTCTTCATTGCCACTGTGGCAAGCAAAAAGACGCTTCCCGCCAATCCAGACCACGAACTCGAGTTCGAGCTCGAGTCTTTGGAGTCGCAATTGGCCTACTCTCGTTACTTTAACCATGTTCTCAAGTCATGGTTCGATAGCTCTGTGCCGTGTCCCATGTCCGAAAGCCGAGTGCTCGGTCTAGACATGGCCGTGCTCGGGGATTCCACCAAGAGTGGGATGCGGTTCGCAAGATGCGCAACTCTGGGCAGCCCTCTCGATGGCCAGAAATCGGCATTAAGCCTACGACGCCTAGAACCGGGTAGAATCGACTTTGCATTAACCAGAGGTTGGTTGAGCTATTGCAAAGCTCACCACAAGGAGAAGTGTGGAATCTTGAAAGGATATCCACGTCAGCTCTCATGCTTGAAGGTGATAGAATGCGAGACTGGCGCAATCATCAAACTCCCCGAGGGCTCTGAGTTTGCTGCCCTGAGTTACGTTTGGGGCCAGACGCAGGGCAATGGGCCAAGCACAGCCTCGAGGGCTGGCTTTCTACCACCTCATATTCCCAAGACCATCAGGGACGCCATCCAGGCCACGATTCGCCTCAACATTCAGTATCTATGGGTCTACCAGTACTGTATCAACCAAAAGGATGAGATTGAGTTGGGCGAGCAGATCGGAATTATGGACATCGTCTACCAAGTCGCTACTGTTACACTGGTTGCAGCATGCG AGAGCCAGATCATCAGCTCTCGGTGGTGGTCTAGGGCCTGGACATATCAGGAAGGGCTCTTCTCCAGGCGTCGCCTCTACTTTACCGAGACCGAGATCTTCTTCGAGTGCAACACTATCTGCACTCAAGAGGGCCTCGCTTACGATCTTCACCACCTAAACGATCTTGTTAGTGATCATAAAAGTGATATATATCGCGGTGCATTCGGCTACAACCGCGGAAGTCTAGATGAACATATCAAGGAGGTCACAGGACGGCAGTTGACGCACCAGGGTGACGCACTCAACGTTATGCGCGGTATCTTTAGAGCGTTTCCTTCCATGCGTTCGCCTATTCGTCACTTCTGGGGGATCCCTATAGATCGGAACAATGGGATAAGATCGGTCTGGGGTCCCTTGTGGGGTGGAACCGACCCATGGAGGCCAGGTGAGGCAGAGAAGCCAGGATACTTTGATGCTGTCTTTACAGATACCCTTCTGTGGCGCTTAGGGGGCCCTTCACGTCGTAGAGATGGCTTCCCCAGCTGGTCCTGGACTGGATGGCTTGGGCCGCTACGCGAGTTCAGCGCCTGGGCGATTGAAGTAAAAGGGCTGACAATGGGGGTCAAAGTCCTACTTCAGAAGAATGACGGGACCTGGAAGCGGATCTCAGAGTCAGTCGTTGCCGAGATCGATGCAGGGAACGTCTCAGGCGCTGTTCCCTATTCACCTATACTCCGCATCGAAACTTGGGTGGTCCAGGTGACCTTCAAGTATCTCCCCGATAACGACTTTGAGAACCTCCAAGATCTACTGGGAACAAGCTTTGATAAGGCGGTTTACTACGTAGTCCTTCCAATGGCCGACCCAGACTCGCCACCCGAAAGTCACCGCACAGGTTATTGGCCATTGATCCCGACAATGGCCGTGGAGGCCAACGACGAGCTGCACCGAGAGCTATGCGAGGAGCTATTGGACTGCCTTCTGTTTTCGACGGAGGCGCAGTATGGGCTAGTCGTGAGGAAGGTGGGCGATGTCTCAGAGAGATTGGGACATCTTAATATAGAGCCCTTCGTCATGAAAAAGGATGGCCCTTCGGAGTCTGAGTCGGCCTTGGAGTATTACAGATCAGAGAAGAGGTTTACTGATTACCTTCCTATGACCACAAAGACGGTCATGTTGGGGTAA
- a CDS encoding HET domain-containing protein produces MSVDDPAFIKLATTWVETCSREHEECLVLHQTYRPTRLIHIVDAGHVRLTTSNKEASAPYVAFSHCWGKVQTIKLLESNVREFRAGLPLAQLPNTYQEAIRLCREIGLHYIWIDSLCIIQDSAEDWAREAKDMKLVYGHTFFNLCSATASDSSGRSFIRRKPKLLVPENIAFNGTTFQLIYDNQFYENVAYCTLRSRAWVYQEWYLSKRSLILGSRQLWWHCRKQLACEIRPNGAPMCSRGLWWKEAKEMKEDNTMPDNPNSLCTTWYERVKEYARTKLTTGLWRAHLPAALCWAAGSPTKRSTTYMAPSWSWASLEGDFILEVDDDLLQKQCFASIRRV; encoded by the exons ATGTCAGTCGATGACCCAGCCTTCATCAAGCTGGCAACCACATGGGTCGAAACATGCAGCAGAGAGCACGAAGAATGCCTAGTTCTTCACCAGACGTACCGTCCAACCCGGTTGATCCATATCGTTGATGCTGGCCATGTCAGGCTTACAACATCGAACAAGGAAGCTTCAGCGCCCTACGTGGCATTTTCCCACTGCTGGGGAAAGGTCCAAACaatcaagctcctcgagagcAATGTCAGGGAATTTCGGGCCGGCCTACCGCTAGCACAGCTTCCCAACACCTATCAAGAAGCTATCCGCCTATGTCGTGAGATAGGACTTCACTACATATGGATAGACTCATTATGCATCATTCAGGATTCGGCCGAGGACTGGGCGCGGGAAGCAAAAGATATGAAACTCGTTTATGGACACACATTCTTCAACCTATGTTCAGCCACAGCATCTGACAGCTCTGGGAGAAGCTTCATCAGGAGAAAACCCAAACTGCTAGTGCCTGAGAACATTGCTTTCAATGGCACAACATTTCAGCTCATTTACGACAACCAATTTTACGAAAACGTCGCCTACTGCACCTTGCGTTCTCGAGCTTGGGTATACCAGGAATGGTATCTGTCCAAACGATCTCTGATACTCGGTAGCCGTCAGCTATGGTGGCACTGTCGGAAACAGCTGGCATGCGAAATCCGTCCGAATGGAGCGCCGATGTGTTCTCGCGGGTTGTGGTGGAAAGAAGCCAAGGAAATGAAGGAGGATAACACGATGCCAGACAACCCCAACAGCCTCTGTACTACATGGTACGAACGCGTTAAGGAATACGCAAGGACCAAACTCACAA CCGGCCTGTGGCGTGCCCATCTGCCAGCGGCGCTATGCTGGGCGGCTGGCTCGCCGACAAAACGATCGACCACTTACATGGCACCTTCTTGGAGCTGGGCCTCACTTGAGGGAGACTTTATCCTTGAAGTGGATGACGATCTGCTCCAAAAGCAATGTTTCGCCTCCATCCGACGAGTCTGA
- a CDS encoding Protein kinase domain-containing protein yields METLYKQLKQLMRTCPLEGRLAKFIPADELDKITLAHIQAGLPRRRRFLSSCISDKVAAEAKRIFCVLVLMEESAAIEQLINEGITDEDLPLCRNGDDSDDSEYNVLASVSGNKRFPSSMSWGEGDKVDNFLKKQWIVQAPILDKPGLHFVLEPECALPLTECETELAKGGMGVVHKAKLHPAHQHLFPADAEAYVAIKEFHKKEDFTREKNNLDIIQRLQNGHLIPLLASCERGSTYYLLFPWANGGTLRDFWGEHDCKPRTTGLIRWVLEQILGLVDGIRALHNHNIRHGDIKPQNILVFEEHQGANLATLVLADMGVSKFHTEATDLRNSATMTAESTVSYEAPEADDDQRNNRPRPRRYDMWSSGCMFLEFTVWLVYDFAVVNGFHKKRKDQNDPVSPGNFFSREPGQSTGIHPAVTEAVRHLREHPLCKHGTALGDLVTVINDRLLQIKPGDRAKAPELYDRVKTIVDAAAAKPEYLGQELKPPLPTPDFFSPPGSRKGSSS; encoded by the exons ATGGAGACTCTATACAAGCAACTGAAACAGCTGATGCGCACGTGTCCGCTCGAGGGTCGGCTCGCGAAATTCATCCCGGCTGACGAACTAGACAAGATTACGCTCGCACACATTCAAGCAGggttgccaaggagaagacggTTCTTGTCCTCTTGTATTTCTGACAAAGTTGCCGCAGAAGCAAAGAGGATCTTTTGTGTTCTCGTTCTCATGGAGGAGTCTGCTGCTATAgagcagctcatcaacgAAGGCATCACTGACGAGGACCTACCACTTTGTCGGAACGGCGATGACAGCGACGACAGTGAGTACAACGTACTCGCTTCTGTGAGTGGTAACAAGAGGTTTCCCTCATCCATGTCATGGGGAGAAGGGGACAAGGTCGACAACTTTCTCAAGAAGCAATGGATAGTCCAGGCACCAATCCTCGACAAACCTGGCCTGCATTTTGTCCTTGAACCGGAGTGCGCTTTGCCATTGACAGAATGTGAAACGGAACTTGCGAAAGGCGGCATGGGTGTGGTCCACAAGGCTAAGCTACACCCGGCGCATCAGCACCTCTTTCCG GCAGATGCCGAGGCCTACGTCGCTATCAAGGAGTTCCACAAGAAAGAGGACTTTACCAGAGAGAAGAACAACCTAGACATCATCCAACGATTACAGAACGGGCACTTGATCCCTCTGTTAGCTTCCTGCGAAAGGGGTTCTACTTATTACCTTCTGTTTCCTTGGGCGAACGGTGGCACGCTCAGAGACTTCTGGGGGGAACATGACTGCAAACCCAGAACAACAGGCCTCATTCGATGGGTCCTTGAGCAAATTCTAGGTCTTGTCGACGGTATTCGTGCACTTCACAACCATAACATACGCCACGGCGACATCAAACCACAGAATATCCTGGTCTTTGAAGAACACCAAGGAGCCAATCTAGCAACACTGGTTCTCGCAGACATGGGTGTTTCCAAGTTTCATACAGAGGCGACTGACTTGAGAAACTCAGCGACAATGACAGCGGAATCGACAGTCTCTTACGAAGCCCCCGAGGCAGACGACGACCAACGGAATAACAGACCCAGGCCTCGCCGGTATGACATGTGGTCTTCAGGCTGCATGTTTCTCGAATTCACCGTCTGGCTTGTGTATGACTTTGCAGTAGTCAACGGATTCCACAAAAAGAGGAAAGACCAAAACGATCCAGTTTCGCCAGGCAACTTCTTTTCACGCGAACCGGGACAATCTACAGGAATTCATCCAGCAGTTACTGAAGCCGTTCGACATCTACGAGAGCATCCTCTGTGTAAACACGGGACTGCCCTCGGGGATCTGGTGACTGTCATTAACGatcgtcttcttcagatTAAGCCTGGAGATCGCGCCAAAGCGCCAGAGCTATACGACAGAGTCAAGACAATCGTTGATGCCGCAGCTGCCAAGCCCGAGTACTTGGGTCAAGAGCTGAAGCCGCCTCTGCCTACCCCCGATTTCTTCAGCCCACCAGGATCTCGAAAAGGCTCATCGTCATAA